The Pelodiscus sinensis isolate JC-2024 chromosome 10, ASM4963464v1, whole genome shotgun sequence genome has a segment encoding these proteins:
- the B3GNT7 gene encoding UDP-GlcNAc:betaGal beta-1,3-N-acetylglucosaminyltransferase 7 isoform X2, producing the protein MSQWKKMIYKSVCLSFVLVIMVTVLQRGTAPSHFLPGQPQKEPPQEPVKAQKRDGVFSKTGNFWKSRKEKAHPEADTEPQVKSWDVTTTNCTANQNISKMDWFKGLEPHFRQFLLYRHCRYFPMLINHPEKCSGDIHLLIVVKSIITQHDRREAIRRTWGQEKEVDGKRIKTLFLLGTASKEEERANYQKLLDYENHIYRDILQWDFLDSFFNLTLKEVHFLKWLNIYCDSVRYIFKGDDDVFVSPGNILEFLESKKEGDLFVGDVLNKARPIRKKENKYYIPSALYNKSNYPPYAGGGGFLMDGPLAVKLHKISETLELYPIDDVFLGMCLEILKVAPIRHEGFKTFGIVKNKNSKMNKEPCFFRDMMVVHKLLPTELLQMWDLVHSNLTCSRKVNVL; encoded by the coding sequence GAAGAAGATGATCTACAAAAGCGTCTGCCTGTCCTTTGTACTGGTGATCATGGTGACAGTGCTGCAGAGGGGCACGGCTCCAAGCCATTTCCTGCCGGGCCAGCCGCAGAAAGAACCCCCCCAGGAGCCCGTGAAAGCTCAGAAGAGAGATGGCGTCTTCTCCAAGACCGGCAACTTCTGGAAGAGCAGGAAGGAGAAGGCCCACCCGGAGGCGGACACCGAGCCCCAGGTGAAATCCTGGGATGTCACCACTACCAACTGCACGGCCAACCAGAACATCAGCAAGATGGACTGGTTTAAAGGGCTAGAGCCCCACTTCCGGCAGTTCCTGCTTTACCGCCACTGCAGGTACTTCCCCATGCTGATCAACCACCCGGAGAAGTGCAGCGGTGACATACATCTGCTGATCGTGGTCAAGTCCATCATCACGCAGCACGACCGGCGGGAGGCCATCCGAAGGACCTGGGGCCAGGAGAAGGAGGTGGATGGGAAAAGGATCAAGACACTTTTCCTGCTGGGCACAGCCtccaaggaggaggagagggccaACTACCAGAAGCTGCTGGATTACGAGAACCACATCTACCGGGACATCCTGCAATGGGATTTCTTGGACAGCTTCTTCAACCTCACCCTCAAGGAGGTCCATTTCTTGAAGTGGCTGAACATCTACTGCGACAGCGTTCGCTACATCTTCAAGGGGGATGACGACGTCTTCGTTAGCCCCGGCAACATCCTGGAGTTCCTGGAGAGCAAGAAGGAAGGAGACCTCTTTGTGGGGGACGTCCTGAACAAGGCCAGGCCTATCCGGAAGAAAGAGAACAAGTACTACATCCCCAGTGCCCTCTATAACAAGAGCAACTACCCACCCTACGCGGGGGGTGGAGGTTTCCTCATGGACGGGCCCCTGGCGGTGAAGCTCCACAAGATCTCGGAGACCTTGGAGCTGTATCCCATTGACGACGTCTTCCTGGGGATGTGCCTGGAGATTCTCAAAGTGGCGCCCATCAGACACGAGGGCTTCAAGACCTTTGGCATCGTGAAGAACAAGAACAGCAAGATGAACAAGGAGCCCTGTTTCTTCCGGGACATGATGGTGGTTCACAAACTCTTGCCCACGGAGCTGCTCCAGATGTGGGACTTGGTCCACAGTAACTTAACCTGCTCCAGAAAAGTTAACGTCCTTTAG
- the B3GNT7 gene encoding UDP-GlcNAc:betaGal beta-1,3-N-acetylglucosaminyltransferase 7 isoform X3 has product MLRKKMIYKSVCLSFVLVIMVTVLQRGTAPSHFLPGQPQKEPPQEPVKAQKRDGVFSKTGNFWKSRKEKAHPEADTEPQVKSWDVTTTNCTANQNISKMDWFKGLEPHFRQFLLYRHCRYFPMLINHPEKCSGDIHLLIVVKSIITQHDRREAIRRTWGQEKEVDGKRIKTLFLLGTASKEEERANYQKLLDYENHIYRDILQWDFLDSFFNLTLKEVHFLKWLNIYCDSVRYIFKGDDDVFVSPGNILEFLESKKEGDLFVGDVLNKARPIRKKENKYYIPSALYNKSNYPPYAGGGGFLMDGPLAVKLHKISETLELYPIDDVFLGMCLEILKVAPIRHEGFKTFGIVKNKNSKMNKEPCFFRDMMVVHKLLPTELLQMWDLVHSNLTCSRKVNVL; this is encoded by the coding sequence GAAGAAGATGATCTACAAAAGCGTCTGCCTGTCCTTTGTACTGGTGATCATGGTGACAGTGCTGCAGAGGGGCACGGCTCCAAGCCATTTCCTGCCGGGCCAGCCGCAGAAAGAACCCCCCCAGGAGCCCGTGAAAGCTCAGAAGAGAGATGGCGTCTTCTCCAAGACCGGCAACTTCTGGAAGAGCAGGAAGGAGAAGGCCCACCCGGAGGCGGACACCGAGCCCCAGGTGAAATCCTGGGATGTCACCACTACCAACTGCACGGCCAACCAGAACATCAGCAAGATGGACTGGTTTAAAGGGCTAGAGCCCCACTTCCGGCAGTTCCTGCTTTACCGCCACTGCAGGTACTTCCCCATGCTGATCAACCACCCGGAGAAGTGCAGCGGTGACATACATCTGCTGATCGTGGTCAAGTCCATCATCACGCAGCACGACCGGCGGGAGGCCATCCGAAGGACCTGGGGCCAGGAGAAGGAGGTGGATGGGAAAAGGATCAAGACACTTTTCCTGCTGGGCACAGCCtccaaggaggaggagagggccaACTACCAGAAGCTGCTGGATTACGAGAACCACATCTACCGGGACATCCTGCAATGGGATTTCTTGGACAGCTTCTTCAACCTCACCCTCAAGGAGGTCCATTTCTTGAAGTGGCTGAACATCTACTGCGACAGCGTTCGCTACATCTTCAAGGGGGATGACGACGTCTTCGTTAGCCCCGGCAACATCCTGGAGTTCCTGGAGAGCAAGAAGGAAGGAGACCTCTTTGTGGGGGACGTCCTGAACAAGGCCAGGCCTATCCGGAAGAAAGAGAACAAGTACTACATCCCCAGTGCCCTCTATAACAAGAGCAACTACCCACCCTACGCGGGGGGTGGAGGTTTCCTCATGGACGGGCCCCTGGCGGTGAAGCTCCACAAGATCTCGGAGACCTTGGAGCTGTATCCCATTGACGACGTCTTCCTGGGGATGTGCCTGGAGATTCTCAAAGTGGCGCCCATCAGACACGAGGGCTTCAAGACCTTTGGCATCGTGAAGAACAAGAACAGCAAGATGAACAAGGAGCCCTGTTTCTTCCGGGACATGATGGTGGTTCACAAACTCTTGCCCACGGAGCTGCTCCAGATGTGGGACTTGGTCCACAGTAACTTAACCTGCTCCAGAAAAGTTAACGTCCTTTAG
- the B3GNT7 gene encoding UDP-GlcNAc:betaGal beta-1,3-N-acetylglucosaminyltransferase 7 isoform X4, translating into MIYKSVCLSFVLVIMVTVLQRGTAPSHFLPGQPQKEPPQEPVKAQKRDGVFSKTGNFWKSRKEKAHPEADTEPQVKSWDVTTTNCTANQNISKMDWFKGLEPHFRQFLLYRHCRYFPMLINHPEKCSGDIHLLIVVKSIITQHDRREAIRRTWGQEKEVDGKRIKTLFLLGTASKEEERANYQKLLDYENHIYRDILQWDFLDSFFNLTLKEVHFLKWLNIYCDSVRYIFKGDDDVFVSPGNILEFLESKKEGDLFVGDVLNKARPIRKKENKYYIPSALYNKSNYPPYAGGGGFLMDGPLAVKLHKISETLELYPIDDVFLGMCLEILKVAPIRHEGFKTFGIVKNKNSKMNKEPCFFRDMMVVHKLLPTELLQMWDLVHSNLTCSRKVNVL; encoded by the coding sequence ATGATCTACAAAAGCGTCTGCCTGTCCTTTGTACTGGTGATCATGGTGACAGTGCTGCAGAGGGGCACGGCTCCAAGCCATTTCCTGCCGGGCCAGCCGCAGAAAGAACCCCCCCAGGAGCCCGTGAAAGCTCAGAAGAGAGATGGCGTCTTCTCCAAGACCGGCAACTTCTGGAAGAGCAGGAAGGAGAAGGCCCACCCGGAGGCGGACACCGAGCCCCAGGTGAAATCCTGGGATGTCACCACTACCAACTGCACGGCCAACCAGAACATCAGCAAGATGGACTGGTTTAAAGGGCTAGAGCCCCACTTCCGGCAGTTCCTGCTTTACCGCCACTGCAGGTACTTCCCCATGCTGATCAACCACCCGGAGAAGTGCAGCGGTGACATACATCTGCTGATCGTGGTCAAGTCCATCATCACGCAGCACGACCGGCGGGAGGCCATCCGAAGGACCTGGGGCCAGGAGAAGGAGGTGGATGGGAAAAGGATCAAGACACTTTTCCTGCTGGGCACAGCCtccaaggaggaggagagggccaACTACCAGAAGCTGCTGGATTACGAGAACCACATCTACCGGGACATCCTGCAATGGGATTTCTTGGACAGCTTCTTCAACCTCACCCTCAAGGAGGTCCATTTCTTGAAGTGGCTGAACATCTACTGCGACAGCGTTCGCTACATCTTCAAGGGGGATGACGACGTCTTCGTTAGCCCCGGCAACATCCTGGAGTTCCTGGAGAGCAAGAAGGAAGGAGACCTCTTTGTGGGGGACGTCCTGAACAAGGCCAGGCCTATCCGGAAGAAAGAGAACAAGTACTACATCCCCAGTGCCCTCTATAACAAGAGCAACTACCCACCCTACGCGGGGGGTGGAGGTTTCCTCATGGACGGGCCCCTGGCGGTGAAGCTCCACAAGATCTCGGAGACCTTGGAGCTGTATCCCATTGACGACGTCTTCCTGGGGATGTGCCTGGAGATTCTCAAAGTGGCGCCCATCAGACACGAGGGCTTCAAGACCTTTGGCATCGTGAAGAACAAGAACAGCAAGATGAACAAGGAGCCCTGTTTCTTCCGGGACATGATGGTGGTTCACAAACTCTTGCCCACGGAGCTGCTCCAGATGTGGGACTTGGTCCACAGTAACTTAACCTGCTCCAGAAAAGTTAACGTCCTTTAG